ATGCACGTGCTGGCCGGGAAGCTGACCGTCGGCGAGGTCCTGGTCTTCACCTCGTACCTGGCGTCGCTGTACGCGCCCATCAACAGCCTCATGCAGACGTACGGCCTCGTGCAGGGGGCGCGGGTGGGAGCCGAGCGCGTGTTCGAGATCCTGGAGACGGCCCCCGACCTGCGCGACGGCGCGCGGCCGCTCGCGCGCGAGGACGTGCGCGGCACGATCACGTTCGAGGCCGTGCGCTTCGGCTACGACCCGGCCCAGCCGGTGCTCAAGGGTGTCGACTTCCACGTGCGCGCCGGCGAGGTCGTGGCGGTCGTCGGCGCCACCGGGGCCGGGAAGACGACGCTCGTGAGCCTCGTCCCGCGCTTCTACGACCCGACGGCGGGCCGGGTCCTCCTCGACGGCATCGACGTCCGCGAGTTCCGCCTGAAGGCGCTCCGCCAGCAGGTGGCGATCGTCCTCCAGCCGGCACTCGTCTTCCCGACGACGGTGCGCGAGAACATCGCCTACGGCCGCCCGGACGCGAGCCTCGCCATGGTCGAGGCGGCGGCGCGCGTCGCGCAGCTCGACGATTTCCTCGAGCGGCTGCCCGAGGGACTCGAGACGGTCGTCGGCGAGGCCGGGGCGACGCTCTCGGCTGGCGAGCAGCTCCGCATCACGATCGCGCGGGCCGTGCTGCGCGACGCGCCGATCCTCATCCTCGACGAGCCGACCGCGGCGCTCGACGCGACGACCGAGGCGCGGGTGATGCAGGGGCTCGAGGGCCTGATGGCCGGCCGTACCACCTTCGTGATCGCGCATCGGCTGTCGACGGTGCGCCGCGCGGACGCGATCCTGGTCCTCGACGACGGCCGGATCGTCGAGCGGGGGACGTTCACCGAGCTCGTCGCCCGCGGCGGTCACTTCGCGCGCCTCCACCAGACCCAGTTCGGAGGCGAGGCAGAGCGTGCCGTCTCGTCGTGATCCGCTGCTCGTCCTCGGCCTCGTCGGCCAGTACCCGATGGCCGGGGTGGCGTGGCAGGCGATCCACTACCTCCTGGGACTCCGCCGGCTCGGCTGGGACGCCTACTACGTCGAGGACTCGGGCGCGGCGCCCTACGACCCGCGGCACGGCGGCCGGACGGACGACCCGTCGTACTCGGTCGGCTACGTGG
This genomic interval from Deltaproteobacteria bacterium contains the following:
- a CDS encoding ABC transporter ATP-binding protein, producing the protein AIVPLLFLAIAGLSRRITALATDARTKESTLWAIAQRTMGAIRVIQAFTTEEDEHRRFVDSSGASLAANLRLYTFQTVYSAFVNVVVAGGTAAVLWFGAMHVLAGKLTVGEVLVFTSYLASLYAPINSLMQTYGLVQGARVGAERVFEILETAPDLRDGARPLAREDVRGTITFEAVRFGYDPAQPVLKGVDFHVRAGEVVAVVGATGAGKTTLVSLVPRFYDPTAGRVLLDGIDVREFRLKALRQQVAIVLQPALVFPTTVRENIAYGRPDASLAMVEAAARVAQLDDFLERLPEGLETVVGEAGATLSAGEQLRITIARAVLRDAPILILDEPTAALDATTEARVMQGLEGLMAGRTTFVIAHRLSTVRRADAILVLDDGRIVERGTFTELVARGGHFARLHQTQFGGEAERAVSS